From the genome of Clavelina lepadiformis chromosome 2, kaClaLepa1.1, whole genome shotgun sequence:
CCATGGTTTCAATATGATTGCGCCAAACCGTGAATTTGCTCTGTGCCATGCCAAGGTCAAACCAATTTTATGCTACTTGACTGTACATCACATCGTAAATCTTCAGCGTAACTCACATGGAATGGAGTCTTAGATGAAATAAATACTTCCATTAAATTAAACCAATTCCATTAAAACCTAGATTAAAAGCAGGAGTTCCACTGTACTTCATAGTAAATACCGGCAATAGTGTATAAGATTTTTAATTCGAGACATAAATTTCTGTATTTGACAGTGGTCAGGTCAATTCTCTAATCATACTCTATCTGTGCTTACCAATTAGGCTAGTAGTCTTCTCACGTTAATAGGAATACAATGATGGTGTAATCTAATAATGTAAACTAATTTTACCTTAAATTCTATAGATGTTAACcacttgatttttttgtttgcagtacAACATAATTCTTTGTTAATTATACTGACATTTTAACACAATGCAttgcataaaaaatttgcaaaagtttgtaAGCGGTTCATCTTTAAAGTATATTTCCAGGAAATTTATTCCCAACTATTGTGTTACCTTTACCCGCCATCATGCTGCTTCATGCATAGATCGTAAGTTCAAGAATGTGTGTTGCATTTACAATGTagtattgtttattattaatattctTAAAGCCAATCAACGTGTTCACATTGTTGTAGCATCAATTGGATTAAGTGATGAAGAAAAAGAATTCCAAAGTGTTGCCttaaattttgctgaaaatgaGCTCTTTCCTAATATGCAGAAATGGGATAAAGAGGTGACTTAAATCTTGTAATGTCCTAACATTTGTATAATACCTTACTACGTggttatataaaaaaatatgatGAAACCAAGGAATTATATGCAAAAATTAATCATGTATATATAGGAGCATTTTCCAGTTGATGTAATAAAGAAAACGGCTGAATTGGGTTTTGGGGGATTATATTGTGAAGAAAAATATGGTGGTACAGGATTATCTCGCCTTGCTACATCTGTTGTGTTTGAAGCTTTATCAACTGGATGTGTGACAACAACTGCATACATTAGTATTCACAAGTATAATATgagctttaaaattttatccaaaCTGTAGATTGACATCATCAAACACATTACTCAATTACACAAGATATGTTTTTACGAACACAAACTTCAGATACATAAAAGGTtgatgtttctagtatggtgGCATGGATGATAAACAAATTTGGGAATGAAGAACAGAAGCAATCTCTTCTTCAAGAGCTCATTTCCATGAAAAAGTTGGCCTCATATTGCCTGACTGAACCAGGTGacataactttttgttttggaTTTTTGCTTTGAACAAAGCAGTTTACAGCATTTAGCAGCATTATATTACTTATCATTTTGAAACTTGGTTGGAGTTagttttgttaaatgttaaGCAATTTTTATGATATAGGCAGTGGGAGTGATGCTGCAGCTCTCTTGACATCAGCTGTTAAAGACGGCGATCAGTATGTTCTTAACGGTTCCAAGGTATTAACATGCTATTCACTCAactaaatatatcacttaacagaattttataacaaattaaGTGAACAACTTATGTAGTAATTACTACACTACACTAAAAGCTTTATGGTACAGTGACTGTATCTATTTGTTACTTAAGGCTTTCATCAGTGGTGCAAGTGCCACCGATGTTTATCTTGTTATGGTGAGGACTGGTGATCATGGTCCAAAGGGTATATCAACTGTGATAGTGGAACGGGACACTCCTGGCCTAAGTTTTGGAAAAGTAGAAGATAAAGTATGTTTCCCTTGGATCATTATATCAATCACGAAcagtttttgaagttgttgtgGAAAATGTGAACTTGTTGTTCTAAACTTCTTGTATGCTTGGCTGACACCGAAATTATGTTTGACTAAAAATGTTGAGTGCTGTAATTTAACTTCACAGTTGCAAAAGAAATCTACCTAGTGGTGAGGTTTATTTGTTGTTCTGAAGatatgttttcatttcttcTATTATGTCCTGCAGCTTGGATGGAAAAGTCAGCCCACTCGTATTGTAAACTTTGAGGACTGTGTTATTCCCATAACCAATCAAATTGGACCTGATGGGGTAGGATTTAACATCGCCATGGCTGGCCTTAATGGTGGAAGGATAAATATTGGTAAGAAAAAGCTATAAAAAGTAGattgttgttaaaatacagTACAAGCCTAGAATagatatgttttttttgttcagCATCCACTTCCCTGGGCGGTGCACAAAAATCATATGAACTTGCAAAGGATCATTTAGGTGTCAGAAAAGCATTTGGAAAAGAGCTCATTAATAATCAAGTCAAAAGTTTTTTAGATTCATATTGTTAAACAGCCTTTTTTCCGGTTGTATTTGATATAAATTGTAAAGaactaattaattaaacatttaatacAACCATGGAAACTTTCTGTTTTCAGtatttgcaatttaaaatgGCTGAAATGGCTACAAGGCTTGTATCATCTCGCTTAATTGTACGTGAGGCCGCAAGAGCTTTGGATAATCAACTGCCAAGTGCTCCAGCTCTGTGTGCTATGGCAAAACTTCATGCTACTGACAATTGTTTTGATGTAAGATTATGATTGTATTTTGCCCATACCAACTTCAGTCATATTGTGGAAAATCTTGACGTTAAATCGAGTTGTATTAGctgttttgttaaactttgtcCAGATTTGTTTTATGCTGTAGTCTGTGAAATATATACAATTTTAAAGGTCTGCAATGATGCGTTACAAATGTTTGGTGGATATGGATACCTCAGGGATTACCCAGTTCAACAATTTGTCAGAGATGTCCGGGTCAATCAAATTCTTGAAGGAACAAATGAAATCATGAGAATGCTTGTTGCTAGAAATGCTTTAAAATCATAGGCAATCATGTTTTGTGTTGCTTTACGTATGATTGTTTCTTTCACTTCATTTCTCTCAACATTTCTGTTGCATTTATATTGCATTTTAGCAAATTGTTTTAAGATAAACCCAAGTTACactctttttcattttttgatcaATGACAGGTATTTGTTCCTTTGCACCTCATTAGCAGTTTTGTAATTATTATCAAGTCATTATTTTTTGATTCAAGTCAAATGGTTGTTTGATTGAGTCTGTTTAAGTTGAGACTCGTGTCCAGTCTGGTCAATGTAAATTGTGAATAGGATCAAGTTAAGTCAATCATATTTAGCTTCGACACGTTTGCTGGTGTCACACTGAACGTCGTGTTAAGTTATCATATGTCACAGCTTTCTAAAATTTG
Proteins encoded in this window:
- the LOC143444871 gene encoding isobutyryl-CoA dehydrogenase, mitochondrial-like, which translates into the protein MHCIKNLQKFVSGSSLKYISRKFIPNYCVTFTRHHAASCIDPSIGLSDEEKEFQSVALNFAENELFPNMQKWDKEEHFPVDVIKKTAELGFGGLYCEEKYGGTGLSRLATSVVFEALSTGCVTTTAYISIHNMVAWMINKFGNEEQKQSLLQELISMKKLASYCLTEPGSGSDAAALLTSAVKDGDQYVLNGSKAFISGASATDVYLVMVRTGDHGPKGISTVIVERDTPGLSFGKVEDKLGWKSQPTRIVNFEDCVIPITNQIGPDGVGFNIAMAGLNGGRINIASTSLGGAQKSYELAKDHLGVRKAFGKELINNQYLQFKMAEMATRLVSSRLIVREAARALDNQLPSAPALCAMAKLHATDNCFDVCNDALQMFGGYGYLRDYPVQQFVRDVRVNQILEGTNEIMRMLVARNALKS